The genomic segment CGCGCGAATGCCGAATTGCATGGCCATGTACAGGCAGGTCGGGGTCTTGCCGCAGCGCGAGACGCCTACCAGAATCAGGTCGGCCTTGTCGTAATAATGGGTGCGGGCGCCGTCGTCGTTGTCGAGGGCGAAGTTCACCGCCTCGATGCGTTCCATGTAATTGGAGTTGGTGCCAATCGAATGGGATTTGCCGACGGTGTAGGAAGAATGCTCGGTCAGTTCCTGTTCAAGAGGTGCCAGGAAGGTCGAGAAAATGTCGATCATGAAACCATTGGAGGTCGCGAGGATCTCACGAATGTCCTGATTGACGATGGTGTCGAAGATGATCGGCCGGAAACCGTCGGTTTCGGCGGCCTTGTTGATTTGTTGTACCATGGCCCGCGCTTTGTCCACGTTGTCGATATACGGGCGCGTGAATTTGCTGAAGGTGATGTTTTCGAACTGCGCCAACAGGCTTTGACCGAGGGTTTCGGCGGTAATACCCGTGCCATCGGAGATGAAAAAAGCAGATCGTTTCATTTGCACCTTTGGCCTTAAGCTAATGATCATTCTTGGATATGATAGGCGCGATTTGCCGGCCGCCAGTGGTCAGCATTCTCACTTATTTTCCAGGTCCAGGCCATACAGCCGGCAAAGGCTCCCCCGAGTCGTCGGCTTCTGAGCTTTTCCAACACAGTTAGTGGAGAGATCACCTTGGTAGAGTACGTAGTTTCCCTCGATAAGCTCGGCGTCCACGATGTAGAGCATGTGGGGGGCAAGAACGCATCCCTGGGCGAGATGATCAGTAACCTTGCAGGTGCCGGTGTATCGGTGCCCGGTGGCTTCGCCACGACAGCTCAGGCTTATCGTGATTTCCTGGAACTGAGCGGCCTGAATCAGCAGATTCATGACGCCCTCGATGCCCTCGACGTCGATGACGTGAATGCCCTGGCCAAGACCGGCGCCCAGATCCGCAAATGGATCATGGAAGCCGAGTTCCCCGAGAAGCTCAACGCCGAGATCCGCACCGCGTTCGCCACGCTGTCGGCCGGCAACCCTGACATGGCCGTGGCCGTGCGCTCTTCCGCTACCGCTGAAGACCTGCCGGACGCCTCCTTTGCCGGTCAGCAGGAAACATTCCTGAACATCCGTGGTGTCGAAAACGTCATTCGCGCCGCCAAAGAGGTGTTCGCTTCACTGTTTAACGACCGTGCCATCTCCTACCGCGTGCACCAGGGCTTCGACCACAAGCTGGTCGCCCTGTCGGCTGGCGTGCAGCGCATGGTCCGTTCCGAAACCGGCACCGCCGGCGTGATGTTCACCCTCGATACCGAATCGGGCTTCCGTGACGTGGTGTTCATCACCGGCGCCTACGGCCTGGGTGAAACCGTCGTACAAGGCGCGGTGAACCCGGATGAGTTCTATGTCCACAAAGGCACGCTGGAAGCCGGTCGCCCGGCCATCCTGCGTCGCAACCTGGGCAGCAAGGCCATCAAGATGATCTACGGCGAAGTGGCCACCGCCGGCAAGTCGGTCAAGACCATCGACGTCGACAAGGCTGATCGTGCGCGTTTCTGCCTCAGCGACGCTGAAGTCAGCGAGCTGGCCAAGCAGGCGATGATCATCGAGAAGCACTACAAGTGCCCGATGGACATCGAGTGGGCCAAAGACGGCGACGACGGCAAGCTCTACATCGTGCAGGCGCGTCCTGAAACCGTGAAGAGCCGCACCCAGGCCAATGTCATGGAACGCTACCTGTTGAAAGAAACCGGCACCGTGCTGGTTGAAGGTCGCGCCATCGGTCAGCGCATCGGCGCCGGCAAGGTCCGTATTATCAAGGACGTGTCCGAGATGGACAAAGTCCAGCCGGGCGACGTGCTGGTCTCCGACATGACCGACCCGGACTGGGAACCGGTCATGAAGCGCGCCAGCGCCATCGTCACCAACCGTGGCGGTCGTACCTGCCACGCGGCGATCATCGCTCGCGAGCTGGGCATTCCGGCCGTGGTCGGTTGCGGTAATGCCACCCAGCTGTTGAAAGATGGCCAGGGCGTCACCGTTTCCTGCGCCGAAGGCGACACCGGTTACATCTTCGAAGGCGAACTGGGCTTCGACATCAAGAAAAACTCCGTGGACGCGATGCCTGATCTGCCATTCAAGATCATGATGAACGTCGGCAACCCGGACCGTGCTTTCGACTTTGCGCAGTTGCCGAACGCCGGTGTGGGCCTGGCCCGTCTGGAGTTCATCATCAACCGCATGATCGGCGTGCACCCCAAGGCGCTGCTGAACTACGACGGCCTGCCGCAGGAAATCAAGGACAGCGTCGACAAGCGCATCGCTGGCTACAACGACCCGGTCGGCTTTTATGTCGAGAAACTGGTCGAAGGCATCAGCACCCTGGCCGCAGCGTTCTGGCCGAAAAAGGTCATCGTGCGTCTGTCGGACTTCAAGTCCAACGAATACGCGAACCTGATCGGCGGCAAGCTCTACGAGCCGGAAGAAGAAAACCCGATGCTGGGCTTCCGTGGGGCGTCGCGTTACATCAGCGAATCGTTCCGTGACTGCTTCGAACTCGAATGCCGTGCGCTCAAACGTGTGCGCAACGAGATGGGCCTGACCAACGTCGAAATCATGGTGCCGTTTGTGCGTACCCTGGGTGAAGCGAGCCAGGTGGTCGACTTGCTGGCCGAAAATGGTCTGGCACGTGGCGACAACGGTCTGCGCGTGATCATGATGTGCGAGCTGCCGTCCAACGCGATCCTGGCCGAAGAATTCCTCGAGTTCTTCGACGGCTTCTCCATCGGTTCCAACGACCTGACCCAGCTGACGCTCGGTCTGGACCGTGACTCGGGGATCATCGCGCACCTGTTCGATGAGCGTAATCCGGCGGTCAAGAAGCTGCTGGCCAACGCGATTCAGGCGTGCAACAAGGCTGGCAAATACATCGGTATTTGCGGTCAGGGCCCCTCGGACCACCCTGATCTGGCCAAGTGGTTGATGGAGCAGGGCATTGAAAGCGTTTCGTTGAACCCCGATTCCGTGCTGGAAACCTGGTTCTTCCTGGCTGAAGGTCAGGCCCCGGCCTGATCAGTGAGTGAAGAGGCCGGTCGCTGACCGGCCTTTTTAAGATTCAAGTAGGGCGGGCTCCTCCGGATGCCGCCCTTTTTTGTGCAAGAGCATTATGCAAAGCAGCAGCAACCTATTTCCTGTCGCCCTGATCAGCGCCGAGCGGCGCGGCGATCTGAGCGAAGACGTTTATCGATTGAAACCCGCCAACAGCCCTGACGGCACCGTCGAGCTGGCGGTGACACGCCTGGGCATGGCCGATGGCTCGCACGTGCGCGGCGTTCCCGTGATTTTGCTGCACGGCAGCTTTTCCAATCGCCGTTTCTGGTTTTCGCCCAAAGGCTTGGGCCTTGGCGCCTATCTGACGCGCCTGGGGTTCGATGTGTGGATCCCGGAAATGCGCGGTCACGGCCTCTCCCAGCGCAACCAGAACTACCGCAAGAACCGCGTCGCGGACTACGCCCGTTACGATCTGCCAGCCATTGGCGCCTTCGTGCGCGAGCAGAGCGGCCAGGTCCCGCACTGGATCGGCCACTCGCTGGGCGGCATCACCCTGGCGGCAGCGCTGGGTGGGCAGTACATCGGCGAGCCGGTGGTGGCCTCGGCGGCGTTCTTTGGTACCCAGGTCAGTCGCACCTACTGGCCGCTTAAAATTCCGCCGGTTGAGTGGAGTGGTCGCTTCATTCTCAAGCGTTTTGCCCAGCTGTCCGGTTCACGGCTCAAGCGCGGCCCGGAGGACGAACCCATTGGCCTGGCCCTGGAAAGCATGCGTTGGTACGGCCTGTTCGGGCGTTTTGGCGATGCCGACAAGGATTGGTGGGCCGGTCTGGCCGAGGTTCAGGTGCCGACGTTGACGGTGAGCGCGGCCGGTGACCATCAGGACCCGGCCTGGGCTTGCCGCAAGCTGTTCGACCAGATCGGTTCCGAGCACAAGCAGTTCATCAATCTTGGACGCGAGCAGGGCTTTGCCGACAATTTCGGGCACGTTGAAATGCTGGTCAGCAAGGCGGCCCAGGCTGAAGTATGGCCGTTGGTGGCTCGCTGGCTGGCTGATCAGCAGGCGCCGCTGCTGGGCGACCGGGCGGATCCGGCTGCGGCGGTCAGAGCCTGATGCTCTGACAAGGGCATTTCGCTCTGGTTGGCTTGCGGCTAAGATATGACGCATTGCGCTTTTTCGGTCACTTTGCGACATCCTCGATTGTCTTCCTCTTTACAGGAGTTTCTCGATGAACCATTACCTCACGCCTGACCTGTGCGACGCCTATCCGGAGCTGGTCCAGGTGCTGGAACCGATGTTCAGCAATTTCGGCGGCCGTGATTCCTTCGGCGGCGAAATCGTGACCATCAAATGTTTCGAAGACAACTCGCTGGTCAAAGAACAAGTCGAGCTCAAGGGTGATGGCAAGGTGCTGGTAGTCGATGGCGGTGGTTCACTGCGTCGCGCGCTGCTGGGCGACCTGCTGGCCGAGAAAGCGGCGAAAAACGGTTGGGAAGGGCTGGTGATCTACGGTTGCATTCGCGATGTCGATGTCATTGCGCAAACTGATCTCGGCGTGCAGGCGCTGGCCAGTCACCCGATGAAAACCGAAAAACGCGGGATTGGCGACCTCAACGTCGCAGTGACCTTCGCCGGTGTCACGTTTCATCCGGGGCACTACATTTATGCGGACAACAATGGCGTGATCATTTCGCCAAGCCCGCTGTCGATGCCTGAATAAGGCCCTGGCGGCTTTTTGTTTCAATAATAGGGGTGAGGATGTTCGAGGAAGAAAACGCGCAGTGGGGGCTGGTACATGCCCTGGTGCTGGACGGTAAAGGCGGTGCGCGTTCGTTAGCCCGGACTGAACTCGATGACTTGCAGCTGCAGGCCCATGAAAGCCTGTGGTTGCACTGGGATCGCAGTCATCCGCAGACCCAGACCTGGCTGCGCACATCCAGTGGCCTGAGCGAATTCAGCTGTGACCTGCTGCTGGAAGAGAACACCCGGCCGCGCCTTTTACAGCTTTCAGACAGCGAACTGCTGCTATTTTTGCGCGGAATAAACATGAATCCCGGCGCGGAGCCGGAAGACATGGTGTCAGTGCGGATTTTCGCCTCGGCCCAGCGCGTCATTTCCCTGCGTTTGCGCCCGTTGCGCGCCACTGACGAGTTACTGGTGCAGCTCGCCGAAGGCAAGGGACCGAAAACCGCGTCCGAAGTCATCCTGTACATGGCTCAGTACCTCACCAACAAGGTGCAGGATCTGGTCACCTGTCTCTCGGAAATCGTCGATGAGGAGGAAGAAAAGCTGGATGCCGACGAACGGTATACTCCCGAGCACGGTGCCGTTTTGCAAATCCGTCGCAGGGCGGCCGGACTGAAGCGGTTTCTCGCGCCACAACGGGATATTTTCGGGCAACTGACGAGGATAAAACTGCCATGGTTCGTTGAAGACGATGGCGATTACTGGAACGAATTGAACAACAGCCTGACCCGTTATCTGGAAGAGCTGGAATTGACCCGCGAGCGCGTGGGGCTGGTCCTGGAGACTGAAGACCGGCGTTTGAGCGTGCGAATGAACCGCACCATGTATCGCTTCGGGATCATCACCGGGATCTTTTTGCCGATGAGTTTTCTGACCGGCCTGCTGGGGATCAATGTCGGTGGCATTCCGTTCTCCGCCAACCCTTATGGGTTCCTGATCGCGTGCCTGATGATGGTCACGGTGGCGCTCGGACAGTGGTGGTTATTCCGACGTTTGCGCTGGGTCTGATGATGAGCCATGTGACCTGTGCAATTTTGATCGCGTCTTTCACAGACATCACGAGAGGTGCGTATGCACGATCCGTTTGAACAGTCTTTACGTGACATGCTGAATGCTTCGCCGTCCGCCCGTGACGACGACGCCTGCCTGGGTCGCGTGCTGAAAACCGCCAACCGCCAGGTCGGCGCGGGCGATCTGTTCAGCCTGCTGGGCCGCTGGTTGCCCGCGCTGATGATTGCCGTGAACAACGGATCGGCCCACGTCTCGCCGGTTTCCCGCCTGCGTAAAACTACTGTTCGCACTGCTGATAAGGCTGATTGAATATGGAACTTGATCTCTGGACTCAGAGCCTCGTCACTGCCATGACCGCGTTGTGGACCAAGGTCGCCAACTTCATCCCGAACCTGTTCGGCGCACTGGTTGTGCTGCTGTTGGGCTTTGTGGTGGCCAAGTTGCTGGACACTTTGCTGTCCAAATTGCTCGCCAAACTGGGCCTTGATCGCCTGATGGGCGGCACCGGTCTGACCAAATTATTATCCCGCGCCGGGCTGCAGGTGCCGATATCGACCCTGATCGGCAAGATCGTCTATTGGTTCGTTCTGCTGATTTTTCTGGTTTCCGCCGCTGAATCACTTGGACTTGAGAGAGTTTCAGCTACTCTTGACATGCTAGCGCTGTATTTGCCGAAAGTATTTGGCGCCGCGCTGGTGTTGCTGGTGGGTGTTTTGCTGGCGCAACTGGCCAACGGGCTGGTGCGCGGCGCGGCAGAGGGCGTAGGGCTGGATTACGCCGCTGGCCTGGGACGGATTGCCCAAGGCCTGGTCATCATCATCAGTATTTCGGTTGCGATCAGCCAGTTGGAGGTCAAAACCGACCTGCTGAACCATGTGATTGTGATTGTTTTGATTACCGTTGGTCTGGCTGTTGCACTGGCCATGGGTTTGGGAAGCCGGGAAATTGCCGGTCAGATTCTTGCGGGAATCTATGTGCGTGAGTTGTATCAGGTTGGGCAACAAGTGCGTGTTGGCGAGGTCGAAGGTCAGATCGAGGAGATCGGCACGGTTAAAACCACATTGCTGACCGACGAGGGTGAGCTAGTCTCTCTCTCCAATCGGATCCTGCTGGAACAGCATGTGAGTAGCCGCTAATCCGGCAAACCCTGCTAATGTATGCCGCCGCAAAATGCCCTGTAAGGGCTGCGGCGGACATTGACCTGACTGTCGGCCCGACTTGTTTTGAATAAAGCTCAATCGCTCACCACGCGCTACGACCCCCGCGAGCTCTCTGATGAGGAGTTGGTCGCGCGCTCGCATACCGAGCTGTTTCACGTGACCCGCGCCTATGAAGAGCTGATGCGGCGTTACCAACGAACATTATTTAACGTTTGTGCACGATATCTTGGGAACGATCGCGACGCAGACGATGTCTGTCAGGAAGTGATGCTGAAGGTGCTGTACGGCTTGAAGAACTTTGAGGGCAAATCGAAGTTCAAAACCTGGCTATACAGCATCACGTACAACGAGTGCATCACGCAGTATCGGAAGGAACGGCGAAAGCGTCGCTTGATGGATGCTTTGAGTCTGGACCCCCTTGAGGAAGCGTCTGAGGAAAAGGCGCCGAAACCTGAGGAAAAGGGTGGACTCGATCGCTGGCTGGTGTATGTGAACCCGATCGACCGGGAAATTCTGGTGCTACGATTTGTCGCAGAGCTAGAGTTTCAGGAGATCGCAGACATCATGCACATGGGTTTGAGTGCGACAAAAATGCGGTACAAACGTGCTCTAGATAAATTGCGTGAGAAATTTGCGGGCGTTGCTGAAACTTAGTTCAGCGCAAATATCTCTTACGTGTAGGCAAGTTCTGTTAGACTTGCCGCCGAGTTGTCCCCCGGTTTGAGGGACTGCTTTAACATCACCAGATGGGGATTTAACGGATGAAACTGAAAAACACCTTGGGCTTGGCCATTGGTTCTCTTATTGCCGCTACTTCGTTCGGCGCACTGGCACAAGGCCAAGGCGCAGTTGAAGGCGAGCTCTTCTACCAGAAGCAGTACAACGACAGCGTTAAGCACGTCGAAGACGGCTTCAACCCTGGCGCCTCCATCGGTTACTTCTTGACCGACGACGTTTCGATCAACGCCAAGTGGGACCGTAACAACTACACCCGCTCGAACGATGGCACTGGTAGCCAGAAACTGCGCGGCGACAACTTCGGTCTGAACGCTCAGTACCACTTCAACAACGCTGGCGACATGTTCCGTCCGTACGTTGAAGGCGGCGTTAAATACGGCACCCTGACCAACGTAGCTGCTGACGGCCACAGCGGTCGCGACCAGTCCACCTACCTGACTGCTGGTGGCGGCGCCAAGCTGTACTTCGCAGAAAACTTCTTCGTCCGTGCTGGCGTTGAAGCTGACTACAAGCTGGACAACGGCAAGTGGAACTACATGCCAGTTGTTGGTGTGGGCGTGAACTTCGGTGGCGGCAACAAGCCGGCTCCAGCTCCAGTAGAAGCACCGGCTCCAGCTCCAGAGCCAGTTGCTGAAGCTCCAGCTCCTGAAGTTGTTCGCGTTCAACTGGACGTGAAATTCGACTTCGACAAATCTGTTGTCAAGCCAAACAGCCTGAGCGATGTTCGCAACCTGGCTGATTTCATGAAGCAGTACCCACAGACCACCACCGTTGTGGAAGGTCACACCGACAGCGTTGGTCCTGACGCTTACAACCAGAAACTGTCCCAGCGTCGTGCAAACGCCGTTAAAGAAGTTCTGGTCAAAGACGGTATCGCACCAAACCGTGTTAACTCGATCGGCTACGGCAAAACCCGTCCAATCGCTGATAACAAAACCGAAGCTGGTCGCGCTGCTAACCGCCGCGTAGAAGCTGAAGTTGAAGCTACTGCTAAGTAATTAGCCTGCAGCTCTGAAAAGCCCGGCTTAGGCCGGGCTTTTCTTTGCCTGCGATTTGGTAAATTCGCGTTGATGCAGGGCAGGGGTGGCTGATTTCCCCGCATGTCTCGCCCTTGCACGCGATGCCCGGCTATAATCGGCGCCTCATTTCGCCGTCAATCGAGTCAAGCCTGCCCATGTACACCCTGGCCCGTCAGCTGTTGTTCAAACTTTCCCCGGAAACCTCCCACGATCTGTCCCTGGACCTGATCGGTGCGGGCGGGCGTTTGGGCCTCAACGGCTTGCTGTGCAAGGCTGCGGCGAAAATGCCGGTGAACGTCATGGGCCTGGAATTTGCGAACCCTGTGGGGCTGGCGGCCGGCCTGGACAAGAATGGCGCGGCTATCGACGGTTTTGCCCAATTGGGTTTTGGGTTTGTCGAAATTGGTACCATTACGCCACGTCCGCAGCCGGGCAACCCGAAACCCCGGATTTTCCGTTTGCCGGAAGCTGAAGCAATCATCAACCGCATGGGCTTCAACAACCTCGGTGTCGATCACCTGCTGGCCCGTGTTGCGGCGGCCAAATACAAGGGCGTGCTGGGCATCAACATCGGCAAGAACTTCGATACCCCGGTCGAGCGGGCAGTGGACGACTACCTGATCTGCCTGGACAAGGTCTACGCCCATGCCAGCTATATCACCGTCAACGTCAGCTCGCCGAACACCCCGGGCCTGCGCAGCCTGCAGTTCGGCGACTCGCTCAAGCAGTTGCTCGCCGACCTGGCCACGCGCCGCGCAGAACTGGCCCTGCGCCACGGCAAGCATGT from the Pseudomonas sp. N3-W genome contains:
- a CDS encoding pyruvate, water dikinase regulatory protein — encoded protein: MKRSAFFISDGTGITAETLGQSLLAQFENITFSKFTRPYIDNVDKARAMVQQINKAAETDGFRPIIFDTIVNQDIREILATSNGFMIDIFSTFLAPLEQELTEHSSYTVGKSHSIGTNSNYMERIEAVNFALDNDDGARTHYYDKADLILVGVSRCGKTPTCLYMAMQFGIRAANYPLTEDDMERLTLPSALRAHQHKLFGLTIDPDRLTAIRNERKPNSRYSSYAQCEFEVREVENLFRRENIPHINSTHFSVEEISAKILVEKGVERRFK
- the ppsA gene encoding phosphoenolpyruvate synthase produces the protein MVEYVVSLDKLGVHDVEHVGGKNASLGEMISNLAGAGVSVPGGFATTAQAYRDFLELSGLNQQIHDALDALDVDDVNALAKTGAQIRKWIMEAEFPEKLNAEIRTAFATLSAGNPDMAVAVRSSATAEDLPDASFAGQQETFLNIRGVENVIRAAKEVFASLFNDRAISYRVHQGFDHKLVALSAGVQRMVRSETGTAGVMFTLDTESGFRDVVFITGAYGLGETVVQGAVNPDEFYVHKGTLEAGRPAILRRNLGSKAIKMIYGEVATAGKSVKTIDVDKADRARFCLSDAEVSELAKQAMIIEKHYKCPMDIEWAKDGDDGKLYIVQARPETVKSRTQANVMERYLLKETGTVLVEGRAIGQRIGAGKVRIIKDVSEMDKVQPGDVLVSDMTDPDWEPVMKRASAIVTNRGGRTCHAAIIARELGIPAVVGCGNATQLLKDGQGVTVSCAEGDTGYIFEGELGFDIKKNSVDAMPDLPFKIMMNVGNPDRAFDFAQLPNAGVGLARLEFIINRMIGVHPKALLNYDGLPQEIKDSVDKRIAGYNDPVGFYVEKLVEGISTLAAAFWPKKVIVRLSDFKSNEYANLIGGKLYEPEEENPMLGFRGASRYISESFRDCFELECRALKRVRNEMGLTNVEIMVPFVRTLGEASQVVDLLAENGLARGDNGLRVIMMCELPSNAILAEEFLEFFDGFSIGSNDLTQLTLGLDRDSGIIAHLFDERNPAVKKLLANAIQACNKAGKYIGICGQGPSDHPDLAKWLMEQGIESVSLNPDSVLETWFFLAEGQAPA
- a CDS encoding lysophospholipase, whose translation is MQSSSNLFPVALISAERRGDLSEDVYRLKPANSPDGTVELAVTRLGMADGSHVRGVPVILLHGSFSNRRFWFSPKGLGLGAYLTRLGFDVWIPEMRGHGLSQRNQNYRKNRVADYARYDLPAIGAFVREQSGQVPHWIGHSLGGITLAAALGGQYIGEPVVASAAFFGTQVSRTYWPLKIPPVEWSGRFILKRFAQLSGSRLKRGPEDEPIGLALESMRWYGLFGRFGDADKDWWAGLAEVQVPTLTVSAAGDHQDPAWACRKLFDQIGSEHKQFINLGREQGFADNFGHVEMLVSKAAQAEVWPLVARWLADQQAPLLGDRADPAAAVRA
- the rraA gene encoding ribonuclease E activity regulator RraA — protein: MNHYLTPDLCDAYPELVQVLEPMFSNFGGRDSFGGEIVTIKCFEDNSLVKEQVELKGDGKVLVVDGGGSLRRALLGDLLAEKAAKNGWEGLVIYGCIRDVDVIAQTDLGVQALASHPMKTEKRGIGDLNVAVTFAGVTFHPGHYIYADNNGVIISPSPLSMPE
- a CDS encoding zinc transporter ZntB, translated to MFEEENAQWGLVHALVLDGKGGARSLARTELDDLQLQAHESLWLHWDRSHPQTQTWLRTSSGLSEFSCDLLLEENTRPRLLQLSDSELLLFLRGINMNPGAEPEDMVSVRIFASAQRVISLRLRPLRATDELLVQLAEGKGPKTASEVILYMAQYLTNKVQDLVTCLSEIVDEEEEKLDADERYTPEHGAVLQIRRRAAGLKRFLAPQRDIFGQLTRIKLPWFVEDDGDYWNELNNSLTRYLEELELTRERVGLVLETEDRRLSVRMNRTMYRFGIITGIFLPMSFLTGLLGINVGGIPFSANPYGFLIACLMMVTVALGQWWLFRRLRWV
- a CDS encoding CrfX protein, whose product is MHDPFEQSLRDMLNASPSARDDDACLGRVLKTANRQVGAGDLFSLLGRWLPALMIAVNNGSAHVSPVSRLRKTTVRTADKAD
- a CDS encoding mechanosensitive ion channel family protein, which encodes MELDLWTQSLVTAMTALWTKVANFIPNLFGALVVLLLGFVVAKLLDTLLSKLLAKLGLDRLMGGTGLTKLLSRAGLQVPISTLIGKIVYWFVLLIFLVSAAESLGLERVSATLDMLALYLPKVFGAALVLLVGVLLAQLANGLVRGAAEGVGLDYAAGLGRIAQGLVIIISISVAISQLEVKTDLLNHVIVIVLITVGLAVALAMGLGSREIAGQILAGIYVRELYQVGQQVRVGEVEGQIEEIGTVKTTLLTDEGELVSLSNRILLEQHVSSR
- the sigX gene encoding RNA polymerase sigma factor SigX — encoded protein: MNKAQSLTTRYDPRELSDEELVARSHTELFHVTRAYEELMRRYQRTLFNVCARYLGNDRDADDVCQEVMLKVLYGLKNFEGKSKFKTWLYSITYNECITQYRKERRKRRLMDALSLDPLEEASEEKAPKPEEKGGLDRWLVYVNPIDREILVLRFVAELEFQEIADIMHMGLSATKMRYKRALDKLREKFAGVAET
- a CDS encoding OmpA family protein yields the protein MKLKNTLGLAIGSLIAATSFGALAQGQGAVEGELFYQKQYNDSVKHVEDGFNPGASIGYFLTDDVSINAKWDRNNYTRSNDGTGSQKLRGDNFGLNAQYHFNNAGDMFRPYVEGGVKYGTLTNVAADGHSGRDQSTYLTAGGGAKLYFAENFFVRAGVEADYKLDNGKWNYMPVVGVGVNFGGGNKPAPAPVEAPAPAPEPVAEAPAPEVVRVQLDVKFDFDKSVVKPNSLSDVRNLADFMKQYPQTTTVVEGHTDSVGPDAYNQKLSQRRANAVKEVLVKDGIAPNRVNSIGYGKTRPIADNKTEAGRAANRRVEAEVEATAK
- a CDS encoding quinone-dependent dihydroorotate dehydrogenase, encoding MYTLARQLLFKLSPETSHDLSLDLIGAGGRLGLNGLLCKAAAKMPVNVMGLEFANPVGLAAGLDKNGAAIDGFAQLGFGFVEIGTITPRPQPGNPKPRIFRLPEAEAIINRMGFNNLGVDHLLARVAAAKYKGVLGINIGKNFDTPVERAVDDYLICLDKVYAHASYITVNVSSPNTPGLRSLQFGDSLKQLLADLATRRAELALRHGKHVPLAIKIAPDMTDEETAQVAQALIETGMDAVIATNTTLSRVGVEGMEHGDEAGGLSGAPVRDKSTHTVKVLAAELAGRLPIIAVGGITEGKHAAEKIAAGASLVQIYSGFIYKGPALIRESVDAIAALR